In Corvus cornix cornix isolate S_Up_H32 chromosome 4A, ASM73873v5, whole genome shotgun sequence, one genomic interval encodes:
- the PLP1 gene encoding myelin proteolipid protein isoform X1 yields the protein MGLLECCARCLIGAPFASLVATGLCFFGVALFCGCGHEALTGTEQLIETYFSKNYQDYEFLIDVIHGFQYFIYGTAAFFFLYGALLLAEGFYTTGAVRQIFGDYRTTICGKGLSATVTGGPKGRGARGPQRAHSWQRVCHCLGKWLGHPDKFVGITYVLTIIWLLVFACSAVPVYIYFNTWTTCQSIANPTKTSASIGTLCADARMYGVLPWNAFPGKVCGSNLLSICKTSEFQMTFHLFIAAFVGAAATLVSLLTFIIAATYNFAVLKLMGRGTKF from the exons ATGG GTTTACTTGAGTGCTGTGCCAGATGTCTCATCGGGGCACCCTTTGCTTCCTTGGTTGCCACTGGCCTGTGCTTCTTTGGGGTAGCGCTGTTTTGTGGCTGTGGGCACGAAGCCCTCACAGGCACCGAGCAGCTCATCGAGACCTACTTCTCCAAAAACTACCAGGACTATGAGTTTCTCATCGATGT CATCCACGGTTTTCAGTACTTCATCTATGGCACAGCTGCCTTCTTCTTCCTCTATGGAGCCCTGCTGTTGGCCGAAGGTTTCTACACCACCGGCGCCGTCCGGCAAATCTTTGGGGACTACAGGACCACCATCTGCGGCAAGGGCCTCAGCGCAACGGTAACTGGGGGCCCGAAAGGGAGGGGAGCGCGAGGCCCCCAGCGAGCTCACTCGTGGCAGCGGGTGTGTCATTGTTTGGGAAAGTGGCTAGGACATCCTGACAAG TTTGTGGGCATTACCTACGTCCTGACCATCATCTGGCTCCTGGTGTTCGCCTGCTCTGCGGTGCCCGTCTACATCTATTTTAACACTTGGACCACCTGCCAGTCCATTGCCAACCCCACCAAGACCTCGGCCAGCATTGGCACCCTGTGTGCGGATGCCAGGATGTACG GTGTCCTGCCCTGGAATGCTTTCCCTGGCAAGGTGTGTGGCTCCAACCTGCTCTCCATCTGCAAGACCAGTGAG TTCCAGATGACTTTCCACCTCTTCATCGCAGCCTTTGTGGGGGCAGCTGCCACGCTGGTCTCGCTG CTCACCTTCATCATCGCCGCCACCTACAACTTCGCAGTCCTCAAGCTGATGGGCCGAGGCACCAAGTTCTAG
- the PLP1 gene encoding myelin proteolipid protein isoform X2, with the protein MGLLECCARCLIGAPFASLVATGLCFFGVALFCGCGHEALTGTEQLIETYFSKNYQDYEFLIDVIHGFQYFIYGTAAFFFLYGALLLAEGFYTTGAVRQIFGDYRTTICGKGLSATFVGITYVLTIIWLLVFACSAVPVYIYFNTWTTCQSIANPTKTSASIGTLCADARMYGVLPWNAFPGKVCGSNLLSICKTSEFQMTFHLFIAAFVGAAATLVSLLTFIIAATYNFAVLKLMGRGTKF; encoded by the exons ATGG GTTTACTTGAGTGCTGTGCCAGATGTCTCATCGGGGCACCCTTTGCTTCCTTGGTTGCCACTGGCCTGTGCTTCTTTGGGGTAGCGCTGTTTTGTGGCTGTGGGCACGAAGCCCTCACAGGCACCGAGCAGCTCATCGAGACCTACTTCTCCAAAAACTACCAGGACTATGAGTTTCTCATCGATGT CATCCACGGTTTTCAGTACTTCATCTATGGCACAGCTGCCTTCTTCTTCCTCTATGGAGCCCTGCTGTTGGCCGAAGGTTTCTACACCACCGGCGCCGTCCGGCAAATCTTTGGGGACTACAGGACCACCATCTGCGGCAAGGGCCTCAGCGCAACG TTTGTGGGCATTACCTACGTCCTGACCATCATCTGGCTCCTGGTGTTCGCCTGCTCTGCGGTGCCCGTCTACATCTATTTTAACACTTGGACCACCTGCCAGTCCATTGCCAACCCCACCAAGACCTCGGCCAGCATTGGCACCCTGTGTGCGGATGCCAGGATGTACG GTGTCCTGCCCTGGAATGCTTTCCCTGGCAAGGTGTGTGGCTCCAACCTGCTCTCCATCTGCAAGACCAGTGAG TTCCAGATGACTTTCCACCTCTTCATCGCAGCCTTTGTGGGGGCAGCTGCCACGCTGGTCTCGCTG CTCACCTTCATCATCGCCGCCACCTACAACTTCGCAGTCCTCAAGCTGATGGGCCGAGGCACCAAGTTCTAG